One Lutra lutra chromosome 7, mLutLut1.2, whole genome shotgun sequence DNA window includes the following coding sequences:
- the LOC125103756 gene encoding RNA pseudouridylate synthase domain-containing protein 1-like translates to MGPPRSGLEPKPRGAGIVLEHGLYAGAPVSKVLLRPLTGRTHQLRVHCSALSHPVVGDLTYGQALDQEDQPFRMMLHAFYLRIPTHTERVEACTPDPFVPALDACWSPHTLVQSLDQLVQVLRTAPDPGPTEGSPAPCSTPTPPSKPPETEAQRASCLQWLSEWTLEPDN, encoded by the coding sequence AGCTGGAATAGTCCTGGAGCACGGGCTGTACGCTGGCGCCCCTGTTTCCAAAGTGCTGTTGCGGCCTCTCACAGGCCGGACACACCAGCTGCGTGTGCACTGCAGTGCCCTCAGCCATCCCGTCGTGGGGGACCTGACCTACGGGCAGGCGTTGGACCAAGAAGACCAGCCCTTCCGCATGATGCTGCACGCCTTTTATCTGCGTATCCCCACGCACACGGAGCGCGTGGAGGCCTGCACACCAGACCCCTTCGTGCCGGCCCTCGACGCCTGCTGGAGCCCCCACACCCTGGTGCAGTCCCTGGACCAGCTCGTCCAGGTCCTGAGGACTGCTCCCGACCCTGGTCCCACAGAAGGGAGCCCTGCGCCCTGCAGCACTCCCACGCCCCCCAGCAAGCCCCCTGAGACAGAGGCACAGCGGGCCTCCTGCCTGCAGTGGTTGTCGGAGTGGACTCTGGAGCCTGACAACTGA